The Nocardia sp. NBC_01503 sequence TCTGCGCCACATCGGTGATACCCGCCCCGGCCTCACGCGAGGCGAGTGCCTTGGGCACCCAGGCGATGGCGTAATCGGCCTGCCCCTGTGCCAGCACGGTCTGCGGCACGATATCGGTTCCGCCGTCCAGGATTTCGACGTCCAGGCCCTGCTCCTTGTAGAAGCCCTGGTCGACGGCGGCGAGATACCCGGCGAACTGGCCCTGTTTGAACCACTGCAACTGCAACTTCACCTTGGTCAGGCCGTCGGAGGTGGTGGTGCTGTCGGTGGTGCTGCATGCCGTCAGCGCCGCCAGGCCCAGCGCCGCGACGGCCAGACAGGCCCGAAGGCGGTATTTGTGTGTGGTGCTTCTCATGTGGATCTCCAGAGGGTGGTGCGGGGTCGGCGGGTGAGCTGTTCCAGCAGCAGAACGGCGGCCAGGAAGATCAGGCCCAGGATCATGGCGGCGACGACATAGGCCCAGGCGCGTGGATAGGCGGTATTGGCCGCGGCGGAGGTGATGCGGCTACCGAGGCCGTGCTGTAGACCGCCGAAGTACTCGGCGATGATGGCGGCGATCACCGCGCCCGGTGCGGCGATGCGCAGGCCGGTGAACAGGTGCGGGAGCGCCGCGGGCAGCCGCACGGTGCGGGTGATCTGCCAGCCGGTGGCGGCGTACGCGGTCATCAGGTCGTGCTGCACGCGCGGGACCTGACGCAATCCCTTCGCGGTGCTGACGAATACGGGGAAGAAGACCACGATCGCGGCGACCAGGCGGCGGGGCAGGTCGGTCGTGGTGGAGTACATGGAGTTCAGCAGCGGCGCCAGGGCCACGATGGGGATGGCGGCCGCACCGGCGGACAGTGCGCCGAGTAGCCCGCCGACCACTTCGAACCGCACGGCCACCATGGCCGCGGCGATGCCGAGCAAGGCGCCCACGAAAAGCCCTATGAGCGCATTGGTTCCGGTGGCCAGGGCCGCCTTGGTGATGGCATCGAGATTGCCGGTGAACGCATCGGCGATCGCCGTCGGTGCGGGCAGCAGGAAGGAGGGCACGCCCGCCGCGACGGTGAGCACCTGCCAGAGCACCAGCATACCCACGCCGAAGAGCACCGGCGGCAGGCCGGTCGAGATCAGTCGCTTCACCGGATATCCCGTCCCGCGGTCTCATTCGGGTCGGTGCCATGCCCCTGATGCAGAGCGGCGCGCACCGCGGCGACCGAGGCGAAGAAGGCGTCACTGGAGCGCACATCGGTCTCGGCGGTGCGATCCCAGCCGCCGGTGTCCAGCACCGCGGTGATGCGGCCCGGGCGCGGTGTCATGACCACGACCCGGTCGGAGAGGAAGACGGCTTCGGGGATCGAGTGCGTCACGAAAATGACCGCGGCCCCGGTCTCTTCGGCGATGCGCAGGAGTTCGCCCTGCATGCGCTCGCGGGTCATCTCATCGAGTGCGCCGAAGGGTTCGTCCATCAGCAGCAGCGGTGGTTTCCGGGCCAGCGCGCGGGCGATGGCCACGCGCTGCTGCATACCGCCGGAGAGTTCGCCCGGATAGCGGCGGGCGAAGTCGGTGAGGCCGGTGATCTCCAGGAGTTCGGCGCTGCGGGCGCGGCGTTCGCGTTTTCCGATGCCGTGCAATTGGAGTGGGAGTTCGACGTTCTCCTGCACGGTCCGCCAGTCCAGGAGCCCGGCCTGCTGGAAGGCGATGCCGTAGTCCTGGTCGAGACGGGCCTTGTGCGCGGTCTTGCCGTGCACCACAACGGTTCCCGAACTCGGTTGTTCCAGATCGGCGACTATGCGCAGCAGGGTGGATTTACCGCATCCGGAAGGTCCGATGAGGGAGACGAATTCGCCTGCGGCGACGGTCAGGCTCACCTCCTCGAGCGCGGTGACCGATCCGGCGGTGAAGATCTTCCCCACCGTGCTCAATTCGACGGCGGGCACGGATTCCGCTGTGGCCGAGGGTTCTTCGGACAGGGATGTCTCGACGGTCAACGGGTACCTCCTGACGAATGGCCGGGTCTGCTGTAACGGCGCAGGGCGAACTCGGCCAGCCCCACCAGCGCGGTGAGCACCACCCCGAGCAGCGCCGCCGCGAATACCGCCGCATACAGCCGGGCCGCATTACCGGTGGACTGCTGGGAGAAGACGATGATCTGGCGGCCGATCCCGCCCGCCGTGCCGGTGGAGATCTCGGCGACCACCGCGCCGATCACCGAGGCGGCCGCGCCCAGCCGCAGCGCGGGCAGCAGATGCGGGACCGCGGCGGGCAGTCGCAGATGCAGCAGGGTGCCCCACCATCCGGCCGCACAACTGTGCAGCAGTTCCACGGAAGCCTTTGCGGGCGACTGCAATCCGCGCAGCATGCCGATGGCGACCGGGAAGAACACCAGGTACGCGGCGATCACCACGATGCTCATCCACGGCTTCCAGGGCTGTCCGCCGATGTGGATGCGCCCACCCCAACCCGCCACCAGCGGCGCCAGCGCGATCAACGGCACCGTCTGGGAGACGATCACATACGGCAGTAGCCCGCGCTCCACGAAGGAGAACCGCTGCATGAGCACCGCGAGGGCCACCCCGACGATGGTGCCGAGCACGAGCGCCGAGAGTGCCAGCCCGAGTGTGAATCCGGCGGTATGCAGCAGTGTCGCGCCGACGGTGCGCTTGCCGTCCTTCTCCCCCAGCACGGTAACCACCGCCCACACGTGCGGCAGCGCGCCATCGGTGGTGCGCGGCAGAATGCGTTGATCTCCGATGCTGATGCCGTTGGCGGGCACCAGCACCTTGACCAATTCCCATACCGCGAGCAGCAATCCGAAGGCGGCGATCGGATAGCCGAGCCCGCGCACCATCGATCCGCGCCCGGACGGGGACTTCACGCGCGGCGGCCGCAGCACCGCCGCGGGTTCGGGCACGAGCCCGGTAGCCGCCACTGTCGTCGAGTCCGTCATAGTCGATCTCTCGCTTCGAACAACCGCCCGCGCGACTCCCGGGTCCGCGAGGTCGGCGAATCTCGTGCCGCCACATCGGTTTTCATATCGCGCTCGCCGTCGCGGTGACCGGGTGCGCCAACCGCGGCAGCACCGATTCGCCGTAGGCCTCGAGGGTGGAGGTCTTGGCGTCGTGCTGCAGGTAGACCGCGAACTGATCCACGCCGAGCGCTTCGAGTTCCCGCAGCCGCACCAGGTGCTCATCGGGCGTGCCCAGAATGCAGAACCGATCGACGATGGCGTCGGGGACGAAGTCCGCGTGCGTGTTTCCGGCCCGGCCGTGCTGGTTGTAGTCGTAACCCTGTCGGCCCGCGATGTATTCGGTGAGCGCGGCCGGAACCTCGCTGTCGGCACCGTATTTGGCGACGATATCGGCGACGTGGTTACCGACCATGCCGCCGAACCAACGGCATTGTTCGCGTGCGTGTTTCAGTCCCGCCTCGCTGCCATCGGTGATGTACGCGGGTGCGGCGACACAGATGGTCACATCCTTCGGGTCACGTCCGGCGCGCTCGGCGGCAGCACGCACCCGGGCAATGGTCCACGCGGTGATATCGGGGTCGGCGAGCTGGAGAATGAAGCCATCCGCCACCTCACCGGTGAGATCCAAGGCGCGCGGACCGTATCCGGCCACCCATACCGGCAGTCGCGAATCGCCCGCCCACGGCAATCGCACCGCCGTATCCCCGATGGTGACCGCCCGGCCATTGCCGAGTTCCCGGATGACACCGATGGATTCGCGCAGTGTCGCCAGATTGGCGGGCCGCCCGCCGAGGGTCCGCACGGCCGAATCGCCGCGTCCGATACCGCAGATGGTGCGATTGCCGTACATCTCGTTGAGCGTGGCGAAGGTCGAGGCGGTGACCGTCCAATCCCGGGTGGCCGGATTGGTCACCATGGGTCCGACCACGACTTTCCGGGTGACGGCCAGGATTTGGCTGTAGATGACGTACGGCTCCTGCCACAGCAGATGTGAGTCGAACGTCCACACGTGCGAGAAGCCGTGTGTCTCGGCCACTCTCGCCAATTCCACGACCCGGGAGGCGGGCGGCGTGCATTGCAGGACCACACCGATATCCATGCGGAGCTCTCCGTTCGACTCAGATGAGGTTCTGTGACAGTGCGCGTTTCACGAATCGGCCGTGCCCGGTACTGCCCCGGTACTCCCCGCCGTCGATGATCACCCGGCCGCGCGAGAGCACGGTGTCCACGTGCCCGTCGATCTCGAAGCCCTCGTAGGCGGAGTAATCCATATTCATGTGATGGGTTTTGCCGAGCCCGATGCTGGTGTGCCCGTTCGGGTCGTAGATGACCACATCCGCGTCCGCGCCGGGGCTGATGATGCCCTTGCGCGGGTACATACCGAACATGCGCGCGGGGGTGGTGCAGCAGATCTCCACCCACTTCTCCAGGGAGATGCGGCCATCCTTGACGCCCTGGAACATCAGATCCATGCGGTGTTCGACGCCGCCGATGCCATTGGGGATCTTGCTGAAATCGCCCAGCCCCAGCTCTTTCTGGCCCTTCATACAGAAGGGGCAGTGGTCGGTGGCGACATTGGCGACATCACCGGTGCGGATGTACCGCCACAGCTCGTCCTGATGCCCTTCCTCGCGCGAGCGCAGCGGGGTCGAGCACACCCATTTCGCGCCCTCGAAACCCGGTGCGCCCAACTGTTCTTCGAGGGAGAGGTACAGGTACTGCGGGCAGGT is a genomic window containing:
- a CDS encoding ABC transporter permease — its product is MKRLISTGLPPVLFGVGMLVLWQVLTVAAGVPSFLLPAPTAIADAFTGNLDAITKAALATGTNALIGLFVGALLGIAAAMVAVRFEVVGGLLGALSAGAAAIPIVALAPLLNSMYSTTTDLPRRLVAAIVVFFPVFVSTAKGLRQVPRVQHDLMTAYAATGWQITRTVRLPAALPHLFTGLRIAAPGAVIAAIIAEYFGGLQHGLGSRITSAAANTAYPRAWAYVVAAMILGLIFLAAVLLLEQLTRRPRTTLWRST
- a CDS encoding TIGR03842 family LLM class F420-dependent oxidoreductase, translating into MDIGVVLQCTPPASRVVELARVAETHGFSHVWTFDSHLLWQEPYVIYSQILAVTRKVVVGPMVTNPATRDWTVTASTFATLNEMYGNRTICGIGRGDSAVRTLGGRPANLATLRESIGVIRELGNGRAVTIGDTAVRLPWAGDSRLPVWVAGYGPRALDLTGEVADGFILQLADPDITAWTIARVRAAAERAGRDPKDVTICVAAPAYITDGSEAGLKHAREQCRWFGGMVGNHVADIVAKYGADSEVPAALTEYIAGRQGYDYNQHGRAGNTHADFVPDAIVDRFCILGTPDEHLVRLRELEALGVDQFAVYLQHDAKTSTLEAYGESVLPRLAHPVTATASAI
- a CDS encoding ABC transporter permease — translated: MTDSTTVAATGLVPEPAAVLRPPRVKSPSGRGSMVRGLGYPIAAFGLLLAVWELVKVLVPANGISIGDQRILPRTTDGALPHVWAVVTVLGEKDGKRTVGATLLHTAGFTLGLALSALVLGTIVGVALAVLMQRFSFVERGLLPYVIVSQTVPLIALAPLVAGWGGRIHIGGQPWKPWMSIVVIAAYLVFFPVAIGMLRGLQSPAKASVELLHSCAAGWWGTLLHLRLPAAVPHLLPALRLGAAASVIGAVVAEISTGTAGGIGRQIIVFSQQSTGNAARLYAAVFAAALLGVVLTALVGLAEFALRRYSRPGHSSGGTR
- a CDS encoding ABC transporter ATP-binding protein, whose protein sequence is MTVETSLSEEPSATAESVPAVELSTVGKIFTAGSVTALEEVSLTVAAGEFVSLIGPSGCGKSTLLRIVADLEQPSSGTVVVHGKTAHKARLDQDYGIAFQQAGLLDWRTVQENVELPLQLHGIGKRERRARSAELLEITGLTDFARRYPGELSGGMQQRVAIARALARKPPLLLMDEPFGALDEMTRERMQGELLRIAEETGAAVIFVTHSIPEAVFLSDRVVVMTPRPGRITAVLDTGGWDRTAETDVRSSDAFFASVAAVRAALHQGHGTDPNETAGRDIR